In Gambusia affinis linkage group LG06, SWU_Gaff_1.0, whole genome shotgun sequence, one DNA window encodes the following:
- the si:dkey-243k1.3 gene encoding endonuclease domain-containing 1 protein-like, translating into MQTLAALCALLSLLFSAHADVVERFEAVPECMTYFYKAKVPEWGASTPGAACLCQRFVNRFHFATLYDTNHRIAVYSAYQFEPSSGGGREKRWFVEPQLVNDSWQAEMKDGYWLGKDYPDVYLGEKQALNEDYTNSGFDRGHLNPNGHHSVPSRNATLTLTKPKMNQDAWRIHESDLTTLFLEKCSKAYVLVGAVPSADNWIVKNNVKRVNIPDYVWNAYCCVDNNDQPIQSGAGTARNTEENHVVKRSLDELGAFLQQFSNEPVGQLFYNNCRA; encoded by the exons ATGCAAACTTTGGCAGCTTTATGTGCTCTTTTGTCTCTCCTCTTTTCTGCTCATGCAGATGTTGTGGAGCGTTTTGAG GCTGTGCCAGAATGCATGACTTACTTTTATAAGGCAAAGGTGCCAGAATGGGGAGCGTCCACCCCAGGCGCTGCCTGTCTGTGTCAGCGCTTCGTCAACAG GTTTCATTTTGCCACACTGTATGACACCAACCATCGCATTGCTGTCTATTCTGCATATCAGTTTGAGCCCAGCAGTGGAGGTGGCAGGGAGAAGAGGTGGTTTGTGGAGCCTCAG CTGGTGAATGACAGCTGGCAAGCTGAGATGAAGGATGGATACTGGCTGGGGAAGGACTACCCCGATGTCTACCTCGGAGAGAAACAAGCTCTGAACGAGGACTACACAAACTCTGGCTTTGACCGTGGTCACCTCAACCCTAACGGACACCATTCAG TGCCCAGTCGTAATGCCACGTTAACCCTGACCAAGCCCAAAATGAATCAAGATGCCTGGAGGATCCATGAGTCTGACCTCACCACTCTTTTCCTTGAAAAGTGCTCAAAGGCCTACGTCCTGGTTGGTGCTGTCCCTTCAGCAGACAACTGGATTGTCAAAAACAACGTGAAGCGCGTCAACATCCCAGACTACGTGTGGAATGCCTACTGCTGCGTGGACAACAACGACCAGCCCATTCAGAGTGGCGCTGGTACCGCCAGAAACACAGAAGAGAACCATGTTGTAAAACGTTCACTGGATGAACTGGGTGCCTTCCTGCAGCAGTTTTCCAATGAACCAGTAGGGCAGCTGTTTTACAACAACTGTA